The region CGGAGATCCCCTCTACAACCTCGTGGTGGTGGTGGATGACGCCGCCATGGCCATCAGCCACGTGATTCGCGGCGAAGACCACATCGCCAACACCGCCAAGCAATTGCTGCTCTACGAGGCCCTCGACCTACCGGCACCGACCTTCGCCCACGCACCCCTGATCCTGAATGCGGAAGGCCGCAAGCTCTCCAAACGGGATGGAGTGACCTCAATCAATGAGTTCCGCACTATGGGGTACACCGCAGAAGCAATCGCCAACTACATGACCCTGCTGGGCTGGTCGGTGCCCGAAGGAATGGAGGAGCGCTTCACCCTGCCTGAAGCAGCAGCGGTGTTCAGCTTCGATCGAGTGAACAAAGCCGGTGCGCGCTTTGATTGGGACAAACTCAACTGGCTCAACGGACAAGTGCTGCACGCCCTGCCTGCGCAGCAGCTCCTGGATGACCTTCGTCCGCTCTGGGCAGAGCAAGGCTGGACGCTGCCGGATAACAGCGACTGGGGGCTGGAGCTTTGCGAGTTGCTGGGACCATCCCTAACGCTGCTCAAAGACGGGGTGGAGCAGGCGACGCCGTTCTTCAAATGTCCTGATCTTGAGGACGATGGTCTGCGCCAGCTGGAAGCTGACGGGGCTCGGACCGCTGTGGCTCAACTGCTGCAGATCCTCGAGGCCGAGCCCTGGGATGGCAAGGACACCGATCGCGCCAAACAGCTTCTGGCGGATGCCGCCAAGGGAGCAGGCGTCAAGAAAGGCGTGGTGATGAAATCTCTTCGCGCAGCCCTGCTCGGACGACTGCAGGGTCCTGATCTGATCACCACCTGGTGTCTACTGGCCGGGATCGGGGAGGACCTCCCCAGGTTGCAGCGATGCCTCGCCTGACGACGTCGTCTCGTCACCGGAATCTTCGATCAGTCCCAGGGCGCGGGCCAGCGGTTGAGCCGTGAGGCCCTGGAGGCCAACGGTCATCAGGATGGTCAGGAAGACCAGGCCCTGCAGGCGACCAGCACCGAGGATTCCAGCCTGCTCCAGCCTGATGGCAAACAAGGACGCCACCGACGCAGTGACGATCCCCCGTGGTGCCAGCCAGCCGAGAAAAAGCTTCTGGGGGAGATTGAGCGGTAGGCCCACCGTCGCCACACCCACCGCAATGGGGCGGACCACAAGCATCAGCACGAGAACGCAGCTGATTCCACCCCAACCCAATGGGCTGAGTTCTGCCCAGGACACGTCGGCGGCAAGCAGCGGGAACAGCATCGTGATTGCCAGTTGCGCCAATTCCTGGATCAGACCATCAAGATCAGCGGTGTGCGCTGTCTGGCGACGACCGACCACGATCCCCGCCGCCACAGACGCCGGCAGAGCCGATTCCGGCAACAGCCACTCGCTGATGCCGTACATCAGAAACAACATTCCCAGCGTGAGCTGCAGTGGCAGGCCGGAGGACTGATCGGGCTTCAGCCGCTGCAGCAGTTCCGACAGCAACCACCCCACACTGGCGCCGATCAGGACCCCCCCACCGAGGCGTTCCAGCAGACCCAGCACCAGTTCGCGCCAGCCGTGCAGGTTGCCAAGGACCAACTCCAGCAGCAGCAGCGCCAGCACTGCACCAATCGGCTCGAGCACCAGGCCCTCCGCTTCGAGCACATCCCCCAACGGAGCAGCCAGGCGGATCTGACGCACCAGGGGTGTCACCACCGTGGGGCCGGTGGCGAGAACGATGGCGCTGAACACCGCAGCAACAGACCAGCTCAGACCGGCCAGCCAGTGGGCCGCCAGCAGCCCTGCACCGAGGGAAATCAGCAACCGCAGCACAGCAATCCGCTTCACGGTCGCCCGGATCGTGTCCCCCGGCAGTCGCAGGTTGAGGCCGCCATCAAACAGCACCAGGCTCACCAGGAGGCCAACCACCGTGCCAAGACCCGGGCCCAGATCCAATGGCTCCACCAGACCGAGGCCGGACCGACCGATCAACATCCCGGAGAGCAGCAGCAACACAACCCCCGGCAGTCCTGAGACCGCCGCCAGCAACCGTGCACCGGCCCCGGCGAACACCGTGACGCCCCAAAGGAGACCCAGACGCTCAGGCGTCATCGACGGATGAGAACTGAGGTTCCACGCGAAGGCCGATCACCGCTTCCGGCCGCACCACCAGATACTCGCCGTCCAAATCACTGAACGGCACGTTGACGAAGCCGCCTTGCCCTTCGGCGTTCACCACGCCCTGATACCACTCCTGAAACAGCTCCAGCTTGGGGAAGAACACCCGCTCGGTCTGACCTCCCACCAGATGGAGATGCACGGCATAACGTCGTGGGGTTCGGGACATCAGTGCTGAACGGAGACCGCTGGAGTCTCCTCAGGATGCCCGATGGCATCAGGTCCTGCCCATCGGAATGGTTTCAACAGCAATCCCCGCGGGGCGTAAAGAGGGTGGCGCGGCTGGCAGGAGCGGGTGAGCGCGATGGCCTGAGGCCCCGGCGCGAGCGGAAACCGCTCAGCCCGTTGCTGCACAACAGGCTTCAACAGGTCCATCACCTCTTGCGCACGATCAAACCGGCCACCGCTATTACCCCAGCCACACCAGAGCGCCCAAGCCTC is a window of Synechococcus sp. A15-24 DNA encoding:
- the gltX gene encoding glutamate--tRNA ligase, with the protein product MVRVRLAPSPTGTLHIGTARTAVFNWLYARRQQGSFLLRIEDTDKERSKPEYTQNILEGLRWLGIDWDEEPLIQSEQVQQHRAAIETLLKKGLAYRCYANEAELDSMREAQKASNQAPRYDNRHRNLTPEQEAAFQAEGRDAVIRFRIDDNAEIRWNDMVRGAMSWRGADLGGDMVVARRAPADQIGDPLYNLVVVVDDAAMAISHVIRGEDHIANTAKQLLLYEALDLPAPTFAHAPLILNAEGRKLSKRDGVTSINEFRTMGYTAEAIANYMTLLGWSVPEGMEERFTLPEAAAVFSFDRVNKAGARFDWDKLNWLNGQVLHALPAQQLLDDLRPLWAEQGWTLPDNSDWGLELCELLGPSLTLLKDGVEQATPFFKCPDLEDDGLRQLEADGARTAVAQLLQILEAEPWDGKDTDRAKQLLADAAKGAGVKKGVVMKSLRAALLGRLQGPDLITTWCLLAGIGEDLPRLQRCLA
- a CDS encoding cation:proton antiporter, translated to MTPERLGLLWGVTVFAGAGARLLAAVSGLPGVVLLLLSGMLIGRSGLGLVEPLDLGPGLGTVVGLLVSLVLFDGGLNLRLPGDTIRATVKRIAVLRLLISLGAGLLAAHWLAGLSWSVAAVFSAIVLATGPTVVTPLVRQIRLAAPLGDVLEAEGLVLEPIGAVLALLLLELVLGNLHGWRELVLGLLERLGGGVLIGASVGWLLSELLQRLKPDQSSGLPLQLTLGMLFLMYGISEWLLPESALPASVAAGIVVGRRQTAHTADLDGLIQELAQLAITMLFPLLAADVSWAELSPLGWGGISCVLVLMLVVRPIAVGVATVGLPLNLPQKLFLGWLAPRGIVTASVASLFAIRLEQAGILGAGRLQGLVFLTILMTVGLQGLTAQPLARALGLIEDSGDETTSSGEASLQPGEVLPDPGQ